The Euphorbia lathyris chromosome 4, ddEupLath1.1, whole genome shotgun sequence genomic interval CACAAACTCAAATAAGTCAAAACCTTGCAAGTTAGTAAAAACTCAGttcgctgagcgagggtccaaggaggggtcccaccataaAGGTATACTGAGGGCAAGCctttcccctgccaatttattgaTGCGCTTTTCTGACCCATGAGGAGCCCAATTAGGGTTAGGCCCATGATTTAACCCTAAGAGTATATAAGGGTAAGTTTAAGAGTGTTTTTCTAATCTAATTTTCGGCCACCACAAAAGAAAGGAGAAAGTGAAAGTCCATTCTTCTTTCATTTCGCCCAGCCACACGAAATTGCCCATagccggagattgaaccgttggaTCGTCGTGaaatttggacaggagcttcctaACACCTGTTCTCTTGTTTTCATCGGAGAGATCCTCGTTCGGAGGCTTGGAAGACCAGTTCGTACCAGGGGCAGATTATAGTCAGATTTGTGACTTCTTTgaggttcttcttttcttttgtgttgTGATTGATTCCATACTTCTTGAGGGAAAATTCCAAGATTGTATGTTAATTGTGTATGCCTCTAGTGTTATCTAGGGATGAACTTGTGTATTGCccattattatttgatatagtGGAAGGTTTAAGCGGACTACGGTCCCCGTGGTTTTTACTCCTTGCATGGCGGGGTTTTCCACGTAAAAATCGTGCTTGTTCGTGCTTGTGTGGCTGCCATTTAACTACTATTGTTGCTTCGATGTGTTTGGTTGTTGCTCTACTAATTAGTTTCCTCATAGATTCATTCAAGTCGGGAAAGTATTAATAACGAAGGTTAATTCCGCattattgttgttaccgttagtCCGTTTTTCTCATCAGATTTGGCAAGAAATCGCTCCTAAAACTCAAACCCGtaacctcttggtcacacgacaacaacatttaccgttgcgccaaggctcgccctccttTCAATTTGTAATGATGGGACTAATTATAGATTAATAAGAGAATGACCTCATAATATTCATCTGAAATAAGAGAGACACGATGAACAAATGGAATTCttgaattctgatcaacttgGTAATCTGTCACTGGATTTCCAAGCACATATCCCTgtttattaatttcaaattacaCAACAAAAATACttcaattaaaattaatgaataatggaaaattttatttattgagaCTACCCAGAagataaaatgtttaattaccTGAAGATCTATATGTGGCTTCAACCCACTTTCAATTCCTGCAATTGTTttttaattagataattagagcttaataagatcataattagttaattaattaatcttaattaattaattaattaattaccctGGAGTACATGTTGAACAAGTTGTGGTACAATCAAGCCTGAGTATGAATCTCCACCAATGTATATTTGGTTTCCTAAATACTTTGGGTGATTCACCAGCCACTGTTTATGtctcaaaaaaattagaattcaaATAATATTGTTTTAAGTAATAATTAtgtaattaatttgtaatttggCTAACCTTTCTGAGGAAATTATAGGCCTGTATTGGTGCTAATATATCAGAGGAATTGGCAGCATCTGTAGTTGTTGCATAAGAAAATCCAGATCCAACAGGTTGATCTATATATATTATGCTAGCAACctgattaattataattaactaCTATTAGTAactaattaagtaattaattataaataggTATAGCTGAAATTATATACCTTAGTCCAGGAGAATGGATTATATTTAAGAGATGGTAAACCACCAGTGTATGTATCCCAAGCAATAGCTAGTGGACCTGTAAATAATATTTCTTGTCAAaacatttctttttattttatattattccTTGCATTGATAAATTTAAttagataaattaatttaaatccATTTAATCCAAGTGTTgggatatttttgcaattatattgatttaaaaattaatattgtcAATTTATGATACAGTAAtacaattacataaataattcacttatttttgttactattttacatcatatattattatatgaaatacataaataatatatatactataatagctgaattaataatttaaattgatttgttttcttattaattttaaaatgcaGAAATTACAACTACCAGTCAAAGTTGGCACAAAGTATAAGCATGCTCTGACTTTTCCTATATGCTCTACTTGAAATTGAGATATAATTGTGTtatgtgatttatatatatatatatatatatttttttttttatgaatataaatataataaaaataataattagattaTACGGGCCATGTCATTTAAAGTCTATAAATTGTACTGTCGTAGTAAAAGTTAACCGTTCTAATTTGATGCATTGTCTAATGAAAGTATAAAAATAGaatagaaaagaaagaaaatagagaaaTTAAAGAGATACCAGTTTCGAAAGCAATGGCAGAGAAACCAGAACAACCGGGACCTCCAGTTAACCAAAGCATAACCGGATCATAAATTGGGTCTCTTTCCGATTCAAAAAAGTAGTAAAATAGCTGCACGTCATCCATTTCTCCTACCCCTATGTATCTAAACcaacaaaaacaacaacataagTTCTCCATTTTTCTGCAGAAATTTTACAGTCACGAGTAGTGACGCATCTAGAATTCACACATAAGGGTACTTTAATAACTAAAAGTGTTCAATTGAATTTTTTCCGGGTATATGAAGGCTTAATAGATTTTCTAACGACTAGTGGATACTGGAGCCACCAACTGTATCCATCCTTGGCAGCGGCGGACACAGGGAGGAGCCAAGGTGGCCTGGGCCCGCTGGCCCTATCAGGGTAGTTCCAGGAAAAACTTGAGGGAGCGGAATAATTCTGTATTAGCCACTAGTCTCTAATTACGAGGAAAAGATACATACCCGGTTTCCATTTTGAAGGGAAGTGTTCCGGGATATCCGGGAAGAGTGTCAATGATTGTTTGAGATGCAGCAACATTGAAGAAAAGCAGAAGAAGAAACAGAGTATTCCACATTCTACTAAAATGAGTAGCACAActatgtttgtttgttttgacTCTGTTTAGGCTTTTTCTTTATTTGGTGAGTAGCATCTTCTAACTTGAATTTGGAAACAAAGTACAAAAAGTTTCTGAAATTTAATTGGTCACTTGAAATTGAAAAGAAGGTACCATCTGATTTTCAAAATTATATATTGGAATTGCCatttatgaaaataataaagaaaGGTTGCTACTAATTAATTCAACCAAACTTTCCATTCTATTCTAGAATGGAAGCTTATGTTGTCAATTTTCAATTCCTACATTAAAAACCTAATTAGTTTTTTAACTGTATTAGGCCACTGTTTTCCTTACCACATTGTGTAAAAACAAAAGTTACAAACTTTTGGAGTACTtttgtaatttaaaatattaaaaattaagttttacTCTATGGGAAAAGTGAAATAAATAATTGTCGTGGTTTCGTTGATTTGCAAGTAATCtaatgtaatatttttttactaaaagaAATTTGAATAAAAGTGTTAGTCTTTGATGTATATTAGTTTGGTTGATTTTAATACTATGACACAATAAAATATTGACTTTTGATGATCTATCACGTTGATTTAATGTGTGATATTCTAATTTGATAAAATGAAATGTTGATTTTATATTGTGGATAatcaaattcttttttttttttaactttgtaaattacaatacttttctcttttataaagaaaaatactATATTCTTTTATTTGCATATAAATGACACACAGCTTACTAAAAGAGCATAGTTTAATAGTATACTTCTGAAATCAGAACTCATcctccttaaaaaaaaaaaacattgggTTTTACTTGTTGTCTAATTTATATTTGgtggtatatttttttaaaatgtttgTATTTTTAGAGTAAGTGTGTATAAAAACCCCATATATGAAATACATTCAAGACATTTTAGTATGGTAATAGGTAGACCTGTTTATGGACTGGACCGGGCCTAACCGGGTTTGTCACATAATGACTTTGTCCAAGCCCAACCAAGCCCGCACTATATTTACATCTGGCTCGGATCCGGCTGGACCAAGCTATAAGAACTaattcccaagcccaacccggcCCGACCCAACTAAaatctttgtattttttaaaaattaaactaaaaaattatactataaatataaataataaaatacaataaactaaattttagaggattatttcaataaaaatcaattaac includes:
- the LOC136227664 gene encoding serine carboxypeptidase-like 18; protein product: MWNTLFLLLLFFNVAASQTIIDTLPGYPGTLPFKMETGYIGVGEMDDVQLFYYFFESERDPIYDPVMLWLTGGPGCSGFSAIAFETGPLAIAWDTYTGGLPSLKYNPFSWTKVASIIYIDQPVGSGFSYATTTDAANSSDILAPIQAYNFLRKWLVNHPKYLGNQIYIGGDSYSGLIVPQLVQHVLQGIESGLKPHIDLQGYVLGNPVTDYQVDQNSRIPFVHRVSLISDEYYEDAKLNCNGDYINVDTNNTKCVLALQNIMSSLLQIKLTQILEPQCAFTSKKPAELEWDILSQEQHFLNLLQDAKLPELRCREFGYALSYKYMNNDTVQSALGVRNGTVENWSRCLKVFSTYTEVVESIVYVHKNLSKTGLRALIYSGDHDISVPYVGTLEWIKSLEIPVFDEWRPWYVDGQVAGYQTKFMNSNFRLTYATIKGGGHTAPEYKPEECLALVDRFFARYPI